A single genomic interval of Alcaligenes sp. SDU_A2 harbors:
- a CDS encoding MFS transporter, producing the protein MSEQTQKTSPTLLLLAIFLVSINLRPAVAAIGPLVSQIIGDTRINSTVVGLLTMIPVFLMGIGAMYVRQLRSMLGEKGGIAVGVSIIALSCVVRLWFSDGVGLLTTAILAGIGIAIVQSLMPGFAKRNFAGATGRVIGVYSTGIVAGACIAAGTAAWVSDTLGWKATLGAWSMPAVAALLLWSLASRTATSERHAPIAAPGHIAPEFWRSVRSWTLMIFFGVGTGAFMLVMAWIPPFYLELGVARDTAGLLLSALTLVEGVTALGVAAFIGRFPDRRGPLVFSLLTTALGFITLYLWPVTLAWPAMALLGVGIGILFPLSIIVAIDHIDDATMAGNFTSFVQGGGYIFASFVPLFAGAVRDVMANLTPVWLVMAIGSLAMILFAIRFSPDSYKHFSASLRDGPSPTMPKATR; encoded by the coding sequence ATGTCTGAACAAACTCAAAAAACGTCCCCGACACTGTTGCTGCTTGCTATTTTTTTGGTCTCGATCAATCTTCGCCCTGCCGTAGCCGCCATCGGACCGCTCGTGTCCCAAATCATCGGCGACACCAGAATCAATTCGACTGTGGTCGGATTGCTGACCATGATCCCCGTATTCCTTATGGGTATTGGGGCGATGTATGTTCGACAACTGCGCAGCATGCTCGGCGAGAAAGGTGGAATCGCAGTCGGTGTTTCTATCATCGCACTGTCTTGCGTAGTGCGTCTTTGGTTCTCCGATGGCGTTGGATTGCTCACAACGGCGATACTGGCCGGCATCGGGATCGCCATCGTTCAGTCATTGATGCCTGGATTTGCCAAGCGCAACTTTGCTGGCGCAACCGGAAGGGTGATTGGTGTGTACTCCACAGGAATTGTGGCAGGAGCATGCATTGCCGCCGGTACGGCCGCATGGGTCAGCGATACCCTTGGTTGGAAAGCCACGCTTGGTGCCTGGAGTATGCCGGCCGTCGCGGCCTTACTGCTCTGGTCGCTTGCATCCCGCACCGCAACAAGTGAAAGGCATGCGCCCATTGCAGCACCTGGCCATATTGCTCCGGAGTTCTGGCGCAGTGTCCGTTCGTGGACACTGATGATCTTTTTCGGTGTCGGCACAGGCGCATTCATGTTGGTGATGGCATGGATTCCCCCTTTCTATCTCGAACTCGGTGTAGCACGTGACACGGCAGGCCTATTGCTTTCCGCACTCACTCTTGTCGAGGGAGTTACAGCCCTGGGCGTTGCTGCTTTCATTGGTCGTTTCCCTGACCGGCGGGGCCCACTCGTCTTTTCGCTACTGACTACGGCATTGGGCTTCATCACGTTATACCTCTGGCCGGTGACGCTCGCTTGGCCGGCAATGGCGCTTCTCGGGGTAGGCATTGGAATACTGTTCCCCTTATCGATCATCGTGGCCATTGACCATATTGATGACGCGACCATGGCGGGAAACTTTACTTCGTTTGTCCAAGGGGGCGGTTACATCTTCGCCAGCTTTGTCCCCCTATTCGCCGGCGCAGTGCGTGATGTAATGGCAAACCTCACTCCGGTCTGGCTTGTCATGGCCATAGGTTCGCTAGCGATGATCTTATTCGCCATCCGTTTTTCGCCGGACAGTTATAAACACTTCTCTGCCTCTCTCCGGGACGGGCCTAGTCCCACTATGCCGAAAGCGACACGCTAG
- the glyA gene encoding serine hydroxymethyltransferase, with the protein MYDTSLTLTEFDSELALAMQGEERRQEDHVELIASENYASPLVMAVQNSVFTNKYAEGYPGKRYYAGCEFVDVAERLAIERLQALFDCDYANVQPHAGAQANTAVFLALVKPGDTVMGMNLAQGGHLTHGNPVNFSGRLYNIVPYGLDPETGLIDYDEMERIALKTRPKMLIGGFSAYSRVKDWARMRAIADKVGAWFWVDMAHVAGLVAAGEYPNPLPHAHVVTSTTHKTLRGPRGGIILAKGQSEDLCKRLNTAVFPGVQGGPLMHLIAAKAVAFKEALQPEFRKYQQEVVRNARAMAAVLQQRGQTIVSGGTDNHMMLINLAAKPYTGQEASAALAGAYITANKNSVPNDPRSPMVTSGVRIGTPAVTTRGFGVAECEQLAHWLCDVLDALENGSLEQISAQIREKVVALCRRYPVYQKYGQTV; encoded by the coding sequence ATGTACGACACCTCTTTGACATTGACTGAATTCGACAGCGAACTGGCCCTTGCCATGCAGGGCGAGGAGCGTCGCCAGGAAGATCATGTCGAGCTTATTGCTTCCGAGAACTATGCCAGCCCCTTGGTCATGGCTGTGCAGAATTCGGTTTTTACCAATAAATACGCCGAAGGATATCCGGGCAAGCGATATTACGCGGGTTGCGAGTTTGTGGACGTGGCCGAGCGTCTGGCGATCGAGCGTCTTCAGGCCTTGTTCGATTGCGATTACGCCAATGTGCAGCCGCATGCAGGGGCACAGGCCAATACGGCGGTTTTTCTGGCCTTGGTCAAACCGGGCGATACCGTCATGGGCATGAATCTGGCCCAGGGCGGGCACCTGACGCATGGCAATCCGGTCAATTTTTCCGGGCGGCTCTATAACATTGTGCCTTACGGTCTGGACCCGGAAACCGGGCTGATCGATTACGATGAAATGGAACGCATCGCCTTAAAGACACGGCCCAAGATGCTGATCGGCGGCTTTTCCGCCTATTCCCGTGTCAAGGATTGGGCCCGCATGCGCGCCATTGCCGACAAGGTCGGTGCCTGGTTCTGGGTGGACATGGCGCACGTGGCTGGTCTGGTGGCGGCAGGCGAATATCCCAACCCCTTGCCGCACGCCCATGTGGTCACCAGCACGACGCATAAGACGTTGCGTGGACCGCGCGGGGGCATCATTCTGGCTAAAGGGCAAAGCGAAGACCTCTGCAAGCGCTTGAATACGGCCGTGTTTCCTGGTGTGCAGGGCGGGCCATTGATGCACTTGATCGCCGCCAAGGCTGTGGCATTCAAGGAAGCGTTGCAGCCCGAGTTCCGCAAGTATCAGCAGGAAGTGGTGCGCAATGCGCGTGCCATGGCGGCTGTGTTGCAGCAGCGCGGGCAAACCATTGTGTCGGGGGGGACGGACAATCACATGATGTTGATCAACCTGGCAGCCAAGCCGTACACAGGGCAAGAGGCCAGCGCAGCGCTGGCGGGTGCGTATATTACGGCCAACAAAAATTCGGTGCCCAACGATCCGCGCTCTCCGATGGTGACATCAGGCGTGCGCATCGGTACGCCTGCCGTCACTACGCGTGGCTTTGGCGTGGCCGAGTGTGAGCAACTGGCTCATTGGCTGTGTGACGTGCTCGATGCTCTGGAAAACGGGTCCCTGGAACAGATCAGTGCTCAGATACGCGAAAAGGTCGTGGCTTTGTGCCGCCGCTATCCGGTGTACCAGAAATACGGCCAAACGGTCTGA
- the dbpA gene encoding ATP-dependent RNA helicase DbpA encodes MPNTSFSTLPLLPALLETVQSLGFEQMTSIQEQSLPLILQGRDLIAQAKTGSGKTAAFGLGLLQTLNPSRLSPQALVICPTRELADQVANELRRLARQIPNVRMLTLCGGVPSRPQTESLRRGAHVVVGTPGRIQDHLERGNLDLSNLKTLVLDEADRMVDMGFHDDIVAIASHCPPKRQTLLFSATYPENIRKLSARFLRNPAEVKVETQHDASRIEQIFYEVHPDRRLDAVVTLLEHFRPASTLVFCNTKIRGQELIEHLRSEGIRAQALNGDLEQRDRDEILIQFANQSCAVLVATDVASRGLDIQNLEAVINVDVTKDTEVHVHRVGRSGRGDQKGLALNLVSRDEMRWANLIEQYQGSPLTWGNLKTLRRKSERALTAPMVTLCIQGGKKDKLRPGDLLGALTGDGGLTFEQVGKIHITDSSAYVALDRRIAKHAFERISNSSIKGRRFRMRFLEEF; translated from the coding sequence GTGCCCAATACTTCCTTCTCCACCCTGCCCCTGCTGCCTGCCCTGCTCGAAACGGTGCAAAGCCTGGGCTTTGAGCAGATGACCTCTATTCAGGAACAAAGCCTGCCTTTGATTTTGCAAGGCCGCGACCTGATTGCACAGGCCAAGACCGGCAGCGGCAAGACGGCCGCCTTCGGCCTGGGGCTGCTTCAAACCTTGAATCCCAGCCGTCTGTCGCCGCAGGCGCTGGTGATCTGCCCTACCCGCGAACTGGCCGATCAGGTCGCCAACGAGCTGCGCCGCCTGGCCCGGCAGATTCCCAATGTACGCATGCTGACGCTATGCGGCGGTGTGCCTTCGCGCCCACAGACTGAATCGCTGCGCCGTGGCGCACATGTGGTGGTGGGGACGCCAGGACGCATCCAGGATCATCTGGAACGCGGCAACCTGGATCTGTCCAACTTGAAGACGCTGGTATTGGACGAAGCGGATCGTATGGTGGACATGGGTTTTCATGACGACATCGTGGCCATCGCATCGCACTGCCCGCCTAAACGCCAAACCTTGCTGTTCTCGGCCACGTACCCAGAGAACATCCGCAAGCTCAGCGCGCGTTTCCTGCGCAATCCGGCCGAAGTCAAGGTGGAAACGCAACACGATGCCAGCCGTATCGAACAGATTTTCTACGAAGTCCACCCCGACAGGCGCCTGGATGCGGTGGTCACACTGCTGGAACACTTTCGCCCGGCCTCTACCCTGGTTTTCTGCAATACAAAAATACGCGGACAGGAGCTGATCGAGCACCTGCGATCGGAAGGCATACGCGCGCAAGCCCTGAACGGCGATCTGGAACAACGTGATCGCGACGAAATCCTGATCCAGTTCGCCAATCAAAGCTGCGCCGTGCTGGTCGCCACCGACGTGGCTTCGCGCGGTCTGGATATCCAGAACCTAGAAGCGGTGATCAACGTAGATGTCACCAAAGACACCGAAGTGCATGTGCACCGAGTAGGCCGCAGCGGCCGGGGCGACCAGAAAGGACTGGCCCTGAACCTGGTGTCGCGCGACGAGATGCGCTGGGCCAACCTGATCGAGCAATACCAGGGCAGCCCACTGACCTGGGGCAATCTGAAAACGCTGCGCCGCAAGTCCGAACGCGCCCTGACAGCACCTATGGTCACCTTGTGCATTCAAGGCGGTAAAAAGGACAAGCTGCGCCCCGGCGACCTGCTGGGTGCCCTGACCGGCGACGGCGGCCTGACCTTCGAGCAAGTCGGCAAGATCCACATTACCGACTCCAGTGCTTACGTCGCCCTGGACCGTCGCATCGCCAAGCACGCGTTCGAGCGCATCTCCAACAGCAGCATCAAGGGCCGCCGTTTTCGCATGCGCTTTCTGGAAGAGTTCTGA
- a CDS encoding NAD(P)-dependent oxidoreductase, with protein MSNSALPIAVLGTGIIGAAVARNLARKGYLVHAWNRSAAKAHALAANGVTPFDHPADAVRGAAIVVTALKDGPAVTDAVASALPGLSKDVVWLQLSTVGIKAIDQLASLAAKHGLVFYDAPVQGTRQPAEQGKLVILASGPKDKQETAQAVFDAIGQRTLWVSDTAGTSSRLKLALNAYVFALTHGTAETLTIARALGVNPELVIEAVTGSPLDNGYFQGKGAAMLKGDFSTSFSVDNGVKDALLVVDALNEVGLHAELAEAGLARFKRAAQAGHGDKDIAASFLV; from the coding sequence ATGAGTAACTCTGCTCTCCCGATAGCCGTTCTAGGCACAGGTATCATCGGCGCGGCTGTCGCCCGCAACCTGGCACGCAAAGGATACCTGGTCCATGCCTGGAATCGCTCGGCCGCAAAAGCGCATGCTCTTGCAGCCAATGGCGTTACGCCGTTCGATCATCCCGCCGACGCGGTGCGCGGCGCTGCTATCGTCGTGACCGCGCTAAAGGACGGCCCGGCCGTAACCGACGCGGTCGCCTCGGCGCTACCCGGCCTTTCCAAAGACGTCGTATGGCTTCAACTGAGCACGGTCGGCATCAAAGCAATTGACCAACTGGCCAGCCTGGCCGCCAAACACGGTCTCGTCTTCTATGATGCGCCCGTTCAAGGAACTCGCCAACCGGCCGAGCAAGGTAAACTGGTCATTCTTGCTTCCGGCCCAAAGGACAAGCAAGAGACTGCCCAGGCCGTATTTGACGCCATTGGTCAACGTACCCTTTGGGTGTCCGATACGGCTGGCACGAGCAGTCGCCTGAAACTGGCCCTCAACGCTTATGTTTTCGCGCTGACCCACGGCACGGCAGAAACTCTCACCATCGCCCGCGCACTGGGCGTCAACCCCGAACTGGTGATTGAGGCGGTGACTGGCAGCCCGCTCGACAACGGCTATTTCCAAGGTAAAGGCGCAGCGATGCTTAAAGGAGATTTCTCCACCAGCTTCTCGGTCGATAACGGAGTGAAGGATGCGCTCCTGGTTGTGGACGCCCTGAACGAGGTCGGTCTCCACGCGGAGCTGGCAGAAGCCGGTCTTGCGCGTTTCAAGCGTGCGGCCCAAGCAGGTCATGGCGATAAGGACATCGCTGCTTCCTTCCTCGTTTGA
- a CDS encoding TetR/AcrR family transcriptional regulator produces MARPREFDEDRVLDAVMDAFWRNGFEGTSAQDLVDATGLGRGSLYAAYSSKGNLFEHALVRYQKQAQQHVEQLRQPGSAIERLRELMQTIVDAALVSSDRRGCLVTNSAIEMANRDPRVVDLVRQNLSILTRGIEETIRRGQNAGQIRSCTDAKVLALYVLNTVQGLRVLTSVASEKDRDNLIAIIDQTLTALI; encoded by the coding sequence ATGGCTCGTCCAAGAGAATTTGACGAGGATCGCGTGCTCGATGCTGTCATGGATGCCTTTTGGCGTAACGGGTTTGAGGGTACATCAGCTCAGGATCTGGTCGATGCCACCGGCCTAGGCCGAGGTAGCTTGTATGCCGCCTATTCCAGCAAGGGCAATCTGTTTGAACATGCCCTTGTGCGGTATCAAAAACAGGCCCAACAGCATGTAGAACAACTCCGTCAACCAGGGTCCGCCATCGAGCGGCTACGCGAACTTATGCAGACCATTGTCGATGCGGCATTGGTCTCATCGGATAGACGCGGGTGTCTCGTCACCAACAGCGCTATCGAGATGGCTAATCGCGATCCCCGCGTGGTTGATCTTGTGCGCCAAAACCTCAGCATCTTAACGCGCGGCATCGAAGAGACGATTCGACGCGGACAGAATGCCGGGCAAATCCGATCCTGCACTGACGCCAAAGTGCTTGCATTGTATGTTCTGAACACAGTGCAAGGGTTGCGTGTACTGACATCCGTAGCTTCGGAAAAAGATCGCGACAACTTGATCGCCATCATCGACCAAACATTGACCGCCTTGATTTGA
- a CDS encoding 7-cyano-7-deazaguanine/7-aminomethyl-7-deazaguanine transporter — MTMPSVPPSRVPFYLALLVAFHIFIVIASNYLVQLPIELFGFHSTWGAFSFPFVFLATDLTVRLIGKAQARQVITRAMFPALIASYVVSVLFHEGHFNGLQALGEFNSFVFRIALASFAAYVLGQLLDVQVFDRMRRGYTQWWVAPAAASVFGQALDTIAFFGIAFWRSSNPFMAEHWGEIALVDYVIKLAVSLLLFVPMYGVALNAIIATMKRGQPVAAKA; from the coding sequence ATGACGATGCCTTCCGTCCCGCCATCGCGGGTGCCGTTCTACCTTGCCCTGCTGGTCGCTTTTCACATCTTCATCGTGATCGCCAGCAACTATCTGGTGCAATTACCCATCGAGCTGTTCGGCTTTCACAGCACCTGGGGAGCCTTCAGTTTTCCCTTTGTCTTTCTAGCCACCGATCTGACCGTACGCTTGATCGGCAAAGCCCAAGCGCGACAAGTCATCACCCGCGCCATGTTCCCGGCCCTGATCGCCTCTTATGTGGTGTCGGTCCTGTTTCATGAAGGGCATTTCAACGGCTTGCAAGCCCTGGGCGAATTCAATAGCTTTGTCTTTCGCATCGCGCTGGCCAGCTTTGCTGCCTACGTCTTGGGCCAACTGCTGGATGTGCAGGTGTTTGACCGCATGCGCCGCGGCTACACGCAATGGTGGGTTGCACCAGCTGCCGCTTCCGTCTTTGGCCAAGCCCTCGATACCATCGCCTTTTTCGGCATTGCCTTCTGGCGCAGCAGCAATCCCTTCATGGCCGAACATTGGGGTGAGATCGCGCTGGTGGACTACGTCATCAAGCTGGCCGTCAGCCTGCTCTTATTTGTCCCCATGTACGGGGTGGCACTGAATGCCATCATCGCCACCATGAAACGCGGCCAGCCTGTCGCCGCCAAGGCGTAG
- the queC gene encoding 7-cyano-7-deazaguanine synthase QueC, with amino-acid sequence MTAQTQRRALVLFSGGQDSATCLAWALQRYGHVETLGFDYGQRHRVELDCRQIIRRKLASYSPLWATRLGQDHMLDAGVLKQLGATAMTEDRAIALQADGLPNTFVPGRNLLFFTLAAALAYRRNLDVLVGGMSQTDYSGYPDCRDNTLKALQVALGLGIDRPLTLETPLMWLDKADTWELAHQLGGDTLVELIRNDTHTCYLNQRDTLHDWGYGCGQCPACQLRASGHQRWLSPQD; translated from the coding sequence ATGACAGCACAAACACAACGACGCGCCCTGGTTCTGTTCTCGGGCGGCCAGGATTCGGCTACCTGCCTGGCCTGGGCCCTGCAACGCTACGGACATGTCGAAACCCTGGGCTTTGACTATGGACAACGGCATAGAGTAGAGCTGGATTGCCGCCAAATCATACGCCGCAAGCTAGCCTCGTATAGTCCGCTTTGGGCGACACGCCTGGGACAGGACCACATGCTCGATGCCGGAGTGCTTAAACAGCTAGGGGCGACCGCCATGACCGAGGACCGGGCCATTGCCCTGCAGGCCGACGGCTTGCCCAATACCTTTGTGCCCGGCCGTAATCTGTTGTTTTTTACACTGGCCGCCGCACTGGCTTATCGGCGCAATCTGGATGTGCTGGTAGGCGGCATGTCGCAAACCGATTATTCCGGCTATCCGGACTGCCGGGACAATACCCTGAAAGCCTTGCAAGTAGCTCTTGGCTTGGGCATAGACCGGCCATTAACACTGGAAACGCCCTTGATGTGGCTGGACAAGGCCGACACCTGGGAGCTGGCCCATCAACTGGGCGGCGACACCTTGGTCGAGCTGATCCGCAACGATACCCATACCTGTTATCTGAACCAGCGCGACACGCTGCACGACTGGGGCTATGGTTGCGGGCAGTGCCCCGCCTGCCAACTGCGGGCTTCGGGTCATCAACGCTGGCTATCGCCACAGGACTGA
- a CDS encoding DMT family transporter encodes MGGRNSDLLLTAIAPAVWGSTYIVTTQFLPDFSPITVAMLRALPAGLLLLLIVQKLPTGIWWRRAFALGALNFTIFWSLLFVSAYRLPGGVAATIGAIQPLIVIFLAHFWLGNKIRLLSILASVIGLGGVATLVLTPDAMLDPIGIAAAFAGAVSMACGTVLSRKWQPPVSLLTFTAWQLTAGGLLLVPLALFVEPTIPVPTLKNIIGLAWLGLIGAALTYILWFRGVARLDSAVVASLGFLSPLVAVLLGWWFLQQSLTPYQMIGMVLVIGSIWLGQRDTSNTRTKR; translated from the coding sequence ATGGGTGGACGCAATTCCGATTTACTCCTGACAGCGATTGCACCCGCCGTCTGGGGCAGTACCTATATCGTCACAACGCAATTTCTGCCGGACTTTTCTCCGATAACGGTCGCTATGCTGCGTGCCTTGCCGGCTGGCCTGTTACTGCTCCTGATCGTGCAAAAACTGCCGACCGGCATATGGTGGAGACGGGCGTTCGCGCTTGGAGCGCTCAACTTCACGATCTTCTGGAGTCTGCTGTTCGTATCAGCTTACCGGTTGCCTGGTGGAGTGGCCGCTACAATCGGGGCGATCCAACCCTTGATTGTTATCTTTCTTGCGCATTTCTGGCTTGGCAACAAGATCCGTCTGCTGTCGATTCTTGCCTCCGTCATCGGTCTTGGCGGCGTGGCGACTCTGGTTTTGACGCCGGATGCGATGCTCGATCCCATTGGTATCGCAGCCGCCTTCGCCGGAGCGGTTTCGATGGCTTGTGGCACAGTCTTGTCCCGAAAATGGCAACCACCGGTCTCATTGCTCACATTTACCGCTTGGCAATTGACAGCCGGTGGGTTGCTGCTTGTGCCGCTGGCATTATTTGTCGAACCGACCATTCCTGTGCCAACCCTGAAGAACATAATAGGGCTGGCATGGTTAGGGCTCATCGGAGCAGCGTTGACCTATATTCTTTGGTTTCGCGGCGTCGCCAGGCTAGATTCAGCGGTGGTGGCATCGCTGGGGTTTCTCAGCCCTTTAGTTGCCGTGCTGCTCGGATGGTGGTTCCTGCAACAATCGCTGACTCCGTACCAGATGATCGGCATGGTGCTCGTTATCGGCAGTATCTGGCTGGGGCAGCGTGATACGAGCAACACGCGAACAAAGCGATAA
- a CDS encoding YgaP family membrane protein, translating into MKSNVGGIDRILRILIGLVLIGLAATGTVGWWGWLGIIPLATGLFGTCPLYSLLGMSSCPLSGRK; encoded by the coding sequence ATGAAAAGCAATGTTGGTGGTATCGATCGCATACTGCGCATTCTGATTGGCTTGGTGCTGATAGGCCTGGCGGCCACAGGCACCGTTGGCTGGTGGGGCTGGCTAGGCATCATCCCTCTGGCTACAGGGCTATTCGGAACATGCCCACTGTATAGCCTGTTGGGTATGAGCTCCTGCCCCTTGAGCGGCCGTAAATAA